A region from the Streptomyces lydicus genome encodes:
- a CDS encoding HAD family hydrolase has translation MIRAVAFDVGETLISDDRVWGAWADWLGVHRHTLSALVGAVVSQGRDNADALRLVRPGVDVEAERAAMERAGQGEFLDESDLYADVRPALAALRAEGLRVVVAGNQTARAGALLRALDLPVDAVATSGEWGVAKPAEGFFARAVELAGVPAGEVLYVGDHPQNDVRPARAAGLRAAHLRRGPLGHLWADSEDARAADVQIGGLAELVDAVRAL, from the coding sequence ATGATCCGTGCAGTGGCATTCGACGTCGGCGAGACGCTGATCAGTGATGACCGCGTGTGGGGCGCGTGGGCGGACTGGCTCGGCGTGCACCGTCACACGCTGTCGGCTCTGGTCGGTGCGGTCGTGTCGCAGGGCCGGGACAACGCCGATGCGCTCCGGCTCGTCAGGCCGGGCGTCGATGTGGAGGCCGAGCGGGCGGCCATGGAGCGGGCGGGCCAGGGGGAGTTCCTCGACGAGTCGGACCTGTACGCGGATGTCCGCCCTGCGCTGGCTGCGCTCCGGGCTGAAGGCTTGCGCGTGGTCGTGGCGGGCAATCAGACGGCGCGGGCTGGCGCGCTGCTGCGGGCTCTCGACCTGCCGGTGGATGCGGTGGCCACATCCGGGGAGTGGGGCGTGGCCAAGCCGGCGGAGGGATTCTTCGCACGCGCTGTCGAGCTGGCCGGTGTCCCGGCGGGGGAGGTGCTGTACGTCGGCGACCACCCGCAGAATGACGTGCGGCCGGCACGCGCGGCCGGGCTCCGTGCCGCGCACCTGCGGCGGGGGCCGCTCGGGCATCTGTGGGCGGACAGCGAGGATGCGCGTGCTGCTGACGTCCAGATCGGTGGTCTGGCGGAGTTGGTGGACGCGGTCCGAGCCCTGTAA
- a CDS encoding helix-turn-helix domain-containing protein, producing the protein MPSIVYRGVGPRIAYERRIAGLTQAELARAAGTGLGTIRKIERGERGVSDAVLDAIADALDIDPARLLPDKERPDDRVHRAMPGLSSVLATHDVPGDGPYRSLPALAEAVAAVVAWRLGAQYVRVARAAPDLLAELCRALPEATPGDRPAVARMLVDACRAADAVAYKYGARDLSARLIDLMRWAARQADDPLVDATTAYVRTETFFAAKAHAAGLRALELAADQAPKSSGAEGVAARGALHMRAAVIAGRAGDGDSAETHLDAARVLGDQIPESVYRGTAFGPDSVRIHEVSVAVSLGDGHLGRALKVAREWAPPRDLPAERRSGFYIELGRAQLWSGRADAAFESLKVARRIAPQHAREHRWVREDAATLRRLKRADAESLSNFAEWCHAGAGA; encoded by the coding sequence ATGCCCAGCATTGTGTACCGCGGGGTAGGCCCTCGCATCGCCTACGAGCGTCGCATCGCCGGCCTCACCCAGGCCGAGCTAGCGCGCGCCGCCGGGACGGGCCTCGGCACGATCCGGAAAATCGAGCGTGGCGAGCGCGGTGTGTCGGATGCTGTCCTGGATGCCATCGCGGACGCACTCGACATCGACCCGGCCCGGCTGCTGCCCGATAAGGAGCGCCCGGACGACCGCGTGCACCGGGCCATGCCGGGGCTCTCCTCGGTCCTCGCGACGCACGACGTCCCCGGTGATGGGCCGTACCGCTCACTGCCGGCCCTCGCCGAGGCGGTCGCGGCCGTCGTCGCCTGGCGGCTCGGCGCACAGTACGTGCGAGTGGCTCGTGCCGCGCCGGACCTGCTGGCCGAGCTGTGCCGCGCGCTGCCGGAAGCGACACCGGGTGATCGCCCCGCTGTCGCCCGCATGTTGGTGGATGCTTGCCGGGCCGCGGACGCAGTGGCCTACAAGTACGGCGCCCGGGATCTCTCCGCCCGCCTCATCGACCTGATGCGCTGGGCCGCTCGGCAGGCGGATGACCCACTGGTGGACGCCACGACGGCGTATGTCCGAACGGAGACGTTCTTCGCCGCCAAAGCCCACGCCGCGGGGCTCCGTGCCCTCGAACTCGCCGCGGACCAGGCACCGAAGTCCTCGGGTGCCGAGGGTGTCGCTGCCCGCGGCGCTCTGCACATGCGCGCTGCTGTGATCGCGGGCCGGGCTGGTGACGGCGACTCGGCAGAGACACACCTCGACGCCGCACGCGTCCTCGGCGACCAGATTCCGGAGAGCGTCTACCGAGGGACGGCCTTCGGCCCGGACAGTGTCCGCATTCACGAGGTGTCTGTGGCGGTCAGTCTCGGGGATGGCCACCTGGGCAGGGCACTGAAGGTGGCACGCGAGTGGGCGCCGCCGCGGGACCTGCCGGCCGAGCGCCGGTCCGGCTTCTACATTGAGCTGGGGCGCGCACAGCTCTGGTCTGGCCGCGCGGATGCGGCCTTCGAGTCGCTGAAGGTCGCGCGGCGGATCGCGCCGCAGCACGCGCGCGAGCACCGCTGGGTGCGGGAAGACGCAGCAACGCTTCGCCGGCTGAAGCGGGCGGATGCCGAGTCGCTGTCGAACTTCGCTGAGTGGTGCCACGCTGGGGCGGGCGCCTGA
- a CDS encoding aldehyde dehydrogenase family protein, with amino-acid sequence MAPTTDSTSNPQRNEHPAPAPTLLLKPGTSWQDAWQRSLAVAPEAFRDDQALNLWAAAWHPDGDPLPATSPIDNTPIAGPPRLDADAALHAVRACLDQHRAWRHVPLTERKARISATLDALTEHRELLALLLVWEIGKPWKLAQADVDRAIDGVRWYVAEIDRMLADRTPLPGPVSNIASWNYPMSVLIHAMLVQALAGNAVIAKTPTDGGLVCLTLACALAAREGVPATLVSGSGKELSPALVRSPEIGCVSFVGGRDTGARVATAVADLGKRHILEQEGLNTWGIWNYTDWQSLTPLVRKTFDYAKQRCTAYPRFVVQREAFADFLAAYLPAVRSVRFGHPLAVADPADPLPELDFGPLINAAKAKELADLTTEAISRGAVPLHRGSLADGHFLPSQDTSAYFPPTTLLAPPPSSPLHHAEPFGPVDTLVLVDTEAELLAAMNASNGALVASLSCDDKDTYDRLAPQIRAFKVGHGKPRSRGDRDELFGGFGNSWSGAFVGGELLVRAVTEGPPSERLPGNFPDYHLMP; translated from the coding sequence ATGGCCCCCACCACCGATTCCACCTCGAACCCGCAGCGGAACGAGCACCCCGCGCCCGCCCCGACGCTTCTCCTCAAGCCCGGAACGTCCTGGCAGGACGCCTGGCAGCGCAGCCTGGCCGTGGCCCCCGAGGCTTTCCGCGACGACCAGGCCCTCAACCTCTGGGCCGCCGCCTGGCATCCGGACGGTGACCCGCTGCCCGCCACCAGCCCGATCGACAACACCCCCATCGCCGGCCCGCCCCGCCTCGACGCGGACGCCGCGCTGCACGCCGTGCGCGCCTGCCTCGACCAGCACCGGGCTTGGCGCCACGTCCCGTTGACCGAGCGCAAGGCCCGGATCTCCGCCACCCTCGACGCGCTGACCGAGCACCGCGAACTGCTCGCGCTGCTGCTCGTCTGGGAGATCGGCAAGCCCTGGAAGCTCGCGCAGGCCGATGTCGACCGCGCCATCGACGGCGTCCGCTGGTACGTCGCCGAGATCGACCGGATGCTCGCAGACCGCACGCCGCTGCCCGGACCGGTCAGCAACATCGCCAGCTGGAACTACCCGATGTCGGTGCTGATCCACGCGATGCTCGTCCAGGCGCTGGCCGGCAACGCGGTGATCGCCAAAACCCCCACCGACGGCGGGCTGGTCTGCCTCACCCTCGCCTGCGCCCTGGCCGCCCGCGAGGGGGTCCCGGCCACCCTCGTCAGCGGCAGCGGCAAGGAACTCTCGCCCGCCCTCGTCCGCTCGCCGGAAATCGGCTGTGTCTCCTTCGTCGGCGGCCGGGACACCGGTGCCCGCGTCGCCACCGCCGTCGCTGACCTGGGCAAACGCCATATCCTCGAACAGGAGGGCCTGAACACCTGGGGCATCTGGAACTACACCGACTGGCAGTCCCTGACCCCTCTGGTGCGCAAGACCTTCGACTACGCCAAGCAGCGCTGCACCGCCTACCCCCGCTTCGTCGTCCAGCGCGAGGCCTTCGCCGACTTCCTCGCCGCGTACCTTCCGGCCGTACGCAGCGTCCGCTTCGGCCATCCCCTGGCCGTCGCCGACCCCGCCGATCCGCTCCCCGAACTCGACTTCGGCCCGCTGATCAACGCCGCCAAGGCCAAGGAGCTCGCCGACCTCACCACCGAGGCGATCTCCCGGGGCGCCGTTCCCCTGCACCGCGGCAGCCTCGCCGACGGCCACTTCCTGCCCTCCCAGGACACCTCGGCATACTTCCCGCCGACCACCCTCCTGGCCCCGCCCCCCTCCTCCCCGCTACACCACGCCGAGCCCTTCGGTCCCGTCGACACCCTCGTGCTCGTCGACACCGAGGCCGAACTCCTCGCCGCCATGAACGCCAGCAACGGCGCCCTGGTCGCCAGCCTGTCCTGTGACGACAAGGACACCTACGACCGTCTCGCCCCGCAGATCCGGGCCTTCAAGGTCGGCCACGGCAAGCCCCGTTCCCGCGGCGACCGCGACGAGCTCTTCGGCGGCTTCGGCAACTCCTGGAGCGGCGCCTTCGTCGGCGGCGAACTCCTGGTCCGCGCGGTAACCGAGGGCCCCCCGTCCGAGCGGCTGCCGGGCAACTTCCCCGACTACCACCTGATGCCGTAG
- a CDS encoding DUF6415 family natural product biosynthesis protein, translated as MTATAGAPSRDEIQETVDRALQPGPPPPYDELVALEQTLLLIIADLYATVAEQQLDARMQGNLTAIRYQTAVGLGDGLVSAHQQVRALARGCQWLLKQRATGARR; from the coding sequence ATGACCGCGACCGCCGGCGCGCCGAGCCGCGACGAGATCCAGGAGACCGTAGACCGCGCCCTGCAGCCGGGCCCGCCCCCGCCGTACGACGAGCTGGTGGCGCTGGAGCAGACGCTGCTCCTCATCATCGCGGACCTGTACGCCACGGTCGCCGAGCAGCAGCTCGACGCGCGGATGCAGGGCAACCTCACCGCGATCCGCTACCAGACCGCGGTCGGGCTGGGTGACGGGCTGGTGTCTGCGCATCAGCAAGTGCGGGCGCTGGCCCGGGGTTGTCAGTGGCTGCTGAAGCAGCGCGCCACGGGGGCCCGCCGGTGA